The genomic region GTGGTAGATATCCCTGTAGTCTCCATAGTAACATTTTGGTGATACTATAGGAGACAAAAGTATAATTTCTACATGTAGCCACACTTTTTACTCGCCTGTTGTAGGAggaattaaagaaaataattaaaattaagaggaattattaaacatttctacatttcacACATAATATGTCATACctgctttttttattcctttccaTAAATCTAGTATCATTTACAACAGAGGTGCAAGTACCAGAGTAAAAGTAGCATTCCAGTGTAGAAATACATTCATTTGGTTACTCAAGTGAAAGTACACTAGTACtatcttaattattattatgcaaaATAGTTAATTTCATATGAATGAATATAATATTGTTGGATCATGAATAATTATCATATGtatcattttaatgttatttaattttacGACATTATTTGCTGTTTTCTATCTGATAACTATACTTTGAATTACTTTACATACTGCTGCGTGGCTTGTGAATTTCACTCcggggatcaataaagtaacTAGTATCAAACTAAATGTTAGTTTAATTAGTGGAATTATTAGAAACACTTACTGtaagtacttagttactttccaccactaaTTTACTAATTTACCACTGATCAGCTATATATTACTATTTAACTATTTTACCTAAGCTGATGATAGATCTTTATGTCGAccagattgttgttgtttccttttaATCGTGTAATCATCATAAAAAAATCTTCTCCAAACAGTTTGCACTGTAGCTGTAGCTCACTGACCGTTCATGATAACGATCCTTCCTATACCCCTTGTCATTATCAGATGAAATGTTAcgatatgatatgatatgagtAGACCTGACACTATAGAACGTTTGTTTCTCTATTGGTGCTGTTGCCGAGGTCTTTTCTACTTGCCAGTGTTCTGCTCTTTAGTTGCATTCTCATTTTTATAAATCTGCTTTCAAGAAATCAACCACATAATGACCTTATGTAGCTTTCCCAGCACTTCATTACTTGCAccagctgtttcctgttgatATGTATGACATATGAACACAGTAATGATGATTCTTCATCAAGGTTGGACAGATTGCGTTGTTTTCTTCTCCGTCTGAGTCAGGACTGCAGCCTGCGTCAGTCAGTCAGGCACACAAAATGGATTCAGTTGCCTCAGTACCACAATAAAACCAGCTGAGGTTGTTCAATCTAAATGATTTATGTCTGACTATGTTACATTTACTTAGTTCCACACTGTTTGTTGGGATAAGTACGCAGACGTGTTTAATTAAAACGATTTCTCCCCTAATACCCCCACTCCACTCTCTATGTCCTCCTCCACAGTGGCTGTGCCAGTAGGTGTAGCTGTGGTGAGCGTCTTCGGCCTTGTCTTCACTGTGTCCGCCTTTGCGTGGATCTGTTGCCAGcggaaaaacacaaaaacccaGAAGACACCCCCCTACAAGTTTGTGCACATGCTCAAAGGGGTCGACATCTACCCAGAGAGCCtcagtggcaagaagaagttTGCTGCAACCACTGCAACGAATGAGACCAGTAAAACTGACATTAATGGAAACTGTCACACTGCGTCGCCGATGAGTCCGACTGGCACCGGTAAACTGGCGGAAAGTCCAAATGGTTCCAGAGCATCTCTGCATCTGGATCTGGAGAAACGGGATCTGAATGGCAATGTCACCACCAAGCCatttcaccaccaccaccagaaGGTGCGGAGCTCCCCAGACCTAGAGCTGCCATCTCCCCATGCAGGATTCACCCAACCCGGGGTGATGGACCGCCGCGACCTCCCTTCACCTTCTAGCACCCTCTCCAGCCAGGCGCCAACCCCAGCTGTGGACAAGCCCCACGGGGAAGATAGGGAGGGTGGACTGGGAACTCTCCACTTCTCCCTGGAGTACCAGCCAGAGAGGAAGGCTTTCATTGTCCATATCAAGGTACAGTGAGTGTTCaggtgtttgcatgtttacttTCAGGTTTCACAGTCAGACTGATTCACTGAtagatttgtctttttcattcaGGAAGCCCATGGTCTGACCCCGACTGATGAACAGTcgctgacctctgacccctaCATCAAGCTGACCCTGCTGCCGGAGAAAAAACACCGGGTTAAGACCAGAGTCCTTAGGAAGACTCTGGACCCCACCTTTGACGAGACCTTCAGTTTCTATGGGATCCCGCTTTCCCGAGTGTCGGAGTTGGCCCTTCACTTCATGGTGCTGAGCTTCGATAGGTTCTCCCGTGATGAGGTCATTGGGGAGACCCTCGTCCCCCTGTCTGGCATCGACCTGTCAGAAGGACGTGTCCTGATGAGCCGGGAAATCATTAAAAGGAATATCAAGGTAAAATCTGTCTGATTTACTCCTGCAGCTCCACTTGTTCTTGTTCAATCGTCCTCATTTGTTGTGTCATCCCTCACTCATTTCCCTTCTGTTCAATCATAGGGTTACATTTTTAGGCATGCTTAATTGGCACTGATTTTCCAGCAGCCAATAGACCTTAACCATAACAATTCCAGTAAAACTCCAGCTGGACCAGGAAATCATTTCAAATTCTAAAATTGTTCCACTAATGACTCATCATTTCCCTCATTAGAACAGCAGTGGCTGCACTGCTTGTCCCTAAAAGCAAAGCAACAGGCTGAAAACTGAAGTGCTTCcactatttaaatattaatcagTACACATTCATTCTGACagtaatttactttttaaaatgttataatcaAACAGTTTTCTCTCACTcatctaaatgcaaatgtatcaGAATACATTTATTGAAACTAATGCAAATTAATGGAAGAAATTCACTGTCGCAGGAATGGGTGTTAGTGTGACATGAAACCAGTGAAGAAAGCAGTGGAGTGAAGAATATCCCTCTGTGGAGGCTGAGACACTGGGTCTGTTGCACCATTATAGATTTGCAATCTGATACTGAGGCCTGAAGTTGCGCTTCATGCACATGAAATCCTTTGGTgcttttcttattattttcttGGTTTTTCTTAGTCGATTCCTCAGTTTTAGCTCATGTTAATTATCCTCTTTTACTCATTTACAGTAGTTTGAGGGATCAATGAATTTAAGTCATGTGACACGAAACAAACAACAAGGCTTACAAGGCAATTGATGTTTGTCATTATATTGTACAATTATGGTGATTTTGTGTGGTCAAATAATGTGGGGGTCAGTAATCTTCAGCTCCAGACAGGCTGTTCCTGGCAACCACTCACTGTTTCGTCATGTGCTTACATAGTGTACTAGATAATGGCAGCAGGTTTCACTACgttacatttgatttatttgtgaaTTCAAAAGATGAAGTGTGAGATGATGTCTGCATCTCTATCATAGGTCTGTGGTTTAGTATTCAGCAGCTCTGTATAAAGTGGTACCAGATGGTTAGGCTGTACATGGGTATTTGTC from Anabas testudineus chromosome 18, fAnaTes1.2, whole genome shotgun sequence harbors:
- the syt4 gene encoding synaptotagmin-4, producing MAPLVEDGAQLVAVPVGVAVVSVFGLVFTVSAFAWICCQRKNTKTQKTPPYKFVHMLKGVDIYPESLSGKKKFAATTATNETSKTDINGNCHTASPMSPTGTGKLAESPNGSRASLHLDLEKRDLNGNVTTKPFHHHHQKVRSSPDLELPSPHAGFTQPGVMDRRDLPSPSSTLSSQAPTPAVDKPHGEDREGGLGTLHFSLEYQPERKAFIVHIKEAHGLTPTDEQSLTSDPYIKLTLLPEKKHRVKTRVLRKTLDPTFDETFSFYGIPLSRVSELALHFMVLSFDRFSRDEVIGETLVPLSGIDLSEGRVLMSREIIKRNIKKSSGRGELLLSLCYQSTTNTLTVVVLKARHLPKTENNGPTDPYVKVNMYHGKKRVCKKKTHVKKCSPNPVFNELFVFDLPSEEGLRDTSVELLLLDSEAGKSRSPNTVLGRLVLGTSAAGTPGEHWREICDHPRRQIAKWHALSED